One Patescibacteria group bacterium genomic window, TAAAAGAACAGATTCGGAATATTACCAGGAAAGAAGGATTAAGAACCAAAGTCATAGAATTAGCGATAGACGAGGTGATAGAACGGGCAACGAAAAATTAAAAAGCTCAGTACAAAAATCTATTGAGCTTTTTTATTGTGCGACGTTTTTATGAAATCACGTTGCTTGACAAATTTAGATAATTGATATATACTATTAATAGTACAATTAAATTTGGGAGGGGATGAAGTAAAAAATGATATTATGCCGAAAGGAGAGTATAAAATGAAAGTCAAAGATATTATAGCCGAAATAGCGCAGTGTTCAGAATATCGCCAGTTGGTTGAATTGGTTGAATTCTGTGAACTAGTGCGCGATGATCCTGACCTGAGAATGGCAGACATTTGGGAAGATATTTATGAATTACTTTATGTCTTAGAGGAAACAATATATACACGAAGGAAAGCTTTTCTGGAGAAACTTACTCGCAGTTACCGATCCAAGAATGCAGCAGAAAACAAAATCTATTTCGGGGGAATGCAAAACGTACAAGCTGCAAGAGATGCATTCGTCAGACAGGTCAAAGAACAAATGCCTGTCTATATCCAGCTAATGGACTTAATAGAGGCCCAAACTCGGGCCGAAAAACAGAAAGAAACTGCCATTGCTGCTGGCTAATACATCTTCCGGAAAACAAAAAATCTCCTAAAAAAACCTGGGATTTGCTGCTCAGGTTTTTTATTCTTTCAAGTTTTTCCCACCATGGAATTTACGATGAATATCGCGTAATCGTTTATTAGTAATATGGGTATAAATCTGGGTACTAGTAATACTTCTATGGCCAAGAAATTCCTGAATGGTTCTAAGATCAACTCCCTGGGATAGAAGATCGGTTGCCATACTATGCCTAAGGGTATGAGGTGTGGTGAATATTGGAATGCCAGCTAAGATTGCATACTTTTTAGCAATTCTTTCCACAGAACGAGGTGTTAGGCGAGCTTCTGCATCTTTTCTAGCTCTATAATGAATAAATAGAGCTTTTTCTTTGTCCTTGCGAGTTTCCAAATATTTCTTAAGCCAAGATAAAGCCCTTTCTGAGAAATAAACAGTTCTAGGATAACCCCCTTTGCCAATTATACTAAGCTCATAATCTTTCTTATCCTTTATGTTTATAAACTGCTCACAATTCAAGGCCACTAATTCAGCTATTCTAAGCCCAGTAGAAAATAATGCCTCTAGAATAGTTCTATCCCGCAAGCCAATAGTTTTTTTAGTGTCAGGTGCTAGTAGAAGTTTCTCAATTTGTTCTAAATTAAGAAACTTTATATTTTCTTCCTTTCTAGCGTCTTTTGGAAGCCTTATCTTATCCGATGGGAGTGAAGCCACGTCTCTGGCTGAAAAATAGCTTAGAAGG contains:
- a CDS encoding tyrosine-type recombinase/integrase, which encodes MEKSNIPIIKHIPDFLDYCEVEEGLSDNTQKNYQMYLNKFSFWLKKNHKENIKPHQLSSDDIWKYRLFLSRNINPKTGKSLKKTTQNYYLIALRALLSYFSARDVASLPSDKIRLPKDARKEENIKFLNLEQIEKLLLAPDTKKTIGLRDRTILEALFSTGLRIAELVALNCEQFINIKDKKDYELSIIGKGGYPRTVYFSERALSWLKKYLETRKDKEKALFIHYRARKDAEARLTPRSVERIAKKYAILAGIPIFTTPHTLRHSMATDLLSQGVDLRTIQEFLGHRSITSTQIYTHITNKRLRDIHRKFHGGKNLKE